TGGTGGAGCTGACCGGCGGGGAGCCGGCCGGGAACAGCTCGTGCAGGGCGGCGGCCTCGGCCTGGTCGCCGAGCTTGGAGCCCGCGCCGTTGGCGTTGACCCAGCCGATCGCCCCGGCGTCGGTGCCCGCCCGGCCGAGCGCGGAGCGCACCGCCCGGGCCAGCCCGACGCCGCCCGGGTGCGGTCGGCAGACGTGGAAGGCGTCCCCGCTGCGGCCCCAACCCGCGATCCGGGCCAGGGCGGTGCCGCCGCGCCTGCGCAGCGCGGGCGCGGACTCCAGCACCACGGCCACCGCCGCGTCGCCGAGCAGCATGCCCTGCCGGCCCAGGCTGAACGGCCGGACCGCGCCGTCCGCGGCGAGTGCCCGGCCGGCGTCGAACACCGCGAAGGTGTCCGGTTCGACCAGGTAGCCGGCGGCGACCACCACGCGGTCGCGGCGGCCCGCGGCGATCAGCGCGGCGGCGTCGGCGACCGCGGTGGCGGCGGCCACGCACGCCCCGGTGTACACCCGGGGCCGCAGACCGGTGCGGTCGCCGACCTCCGTCGCGACCGGACCGGCCCGCCGGTCGCCGTGCAGGGCGAGCAGCACCTCCGGTTCCCGGTCGTGGAGCGGGTCGTCGGTCGGCCCGGACAGCGCGCCCGCCTCGGCGAGCACCGCCACCAGCTGGTCGGCCAGCCGCGGCGAACCCGGGCCGGTGGCGGCCCGGTCGGTGCGGTACCCGGCGGTGGCGAACCGGTCCACGGGCGTGAACGCGGGCCGGCCGGCCAGCACGCCCTCGGTGAGGGCGGGCAGGCCCGCGCCGAACGCGGAGCGGACGCCGATGCCGCCGACCAGGACGGCGCGCCGCGGCGGACCGTTCCGGAGAGCGGACGAGGTCATGGCGCGGCTGCCCCCGCGTGCGGGTCCGCCCCGGCGGCGGCGAGCTGCGCGCCGAGCGCGGCGACCGCGTCGTCCACCGTCCGGATGGCGTCCAGGCGCTCGTCGTCGAGGTCGAGCTGGACACCGAAGGCCTGCTCGGCCTGGGCGATC
The DNA window shown above is from Streptomyces sp. TLI_171 and carries:
- a CDS encoding beta-ketoacyl synthase N-terminal-like domain-containing protein, whose translation is MTSSALRNGPPRRAVLVGGIGVRSAFGAGLPALTEGVLAGRPAFTPVDRFATAGYRTDRAATGPGSPRLADQLVAVLAEAGALSGPTDDPLHDREPEVLLALHGDRRAGPVATEVGDRTGLRPRVYTGACVAAATAVADAAALIAAGRRDRVVVAAGYLVEPDTFAVFDAGRALAADGAVRPFSLGRQGMLLGDAAVAVVLESAPALRRRGGTALARIAGWGRSGDAFHVCRPHPGGVGLARAVRSALGRAGTDAGAIGWVNANGAGSKLGDQAEAAALHELFPAGSPPVSSTKSVHGHALEASALLELAVTVGVLRAGSLPVNAGWQAADPDCALDLVLDRPRPAGPGPALTVNAAFGGANTALLVAPA